In a genomic window of Methanocalculus natronophilus:
- a CDS encoding DUF128 domain-containing protein, translating to MDLPLKFIHNHIVEYSMQVTYNPVENEGNVVYNLFIIPEHEREYAISTLKNVVSAGIMVGDMVRFIEAGETLDGVGIPEGKLGICTLCSITLDGILLRRGIATNAIGGGLIEVEANIPNRFTHIILYEATTFDPLQVMASQDLTSVNRVMREGNGHILGNIRECHMEAEPLLAEILDECASSHFSGILEVGMPNASLLGVSVSPQYMGVVAVGGTNPFAAMKEDGHPVTTLAIKGLMDCRLMDSIKSF from the coding sequence ATGGATCTGCCTCTCAAATTTATCCATAATCATATTGTCGAATACTCTATGCAGGTAACCTACAATCCTGTCGAAAACGAGGGAAATGTTGTCTATAATCTCTTTATCATCCCGGAACATGAGCGGGAATATGCCATCTCAACCCTGAAGAACGTGGTTTCTGCCGGAATCATGGTCGGCGACATGGTCAGGTTCATTGAAGCTGGCGAGACTCTGGATGGTGTTGGTATCCCGGAAGGAAAACTTGGGATCTGCACCCTCTGCAGCATCACCCTTGACGGCATCCTGCTCAGGAGGGGCATTGCCACAAACGCAATCGGGGGAGGTCTCATTGAGGTGGAGGCAAATATTCCCAACAGGTTTACACATATCATCCTCTATGAAGCCACCACCTTCGACCCGCTCCAGGTGATGGCATCCCAGGATCTGACCTCGGTGAACCGGGTGATGCGGGAGGGAAACGGCCATATACTTGGGAATATCAGGGAGTGCCATATGGAGGCTGAACCCCTCCTTGCCGAAATCCTCGATGAATGCGCAAGCAGCCACTTCTCAGGTATACTTGAGGTTGGTATGCCAAATGCCTCACTCCTTGGCGTATCTGTCAGCCCGCAGTATATGGGTGTGGTCGCAGTCGGGGGAACAAATCCCTTTGCTGCCATGAAGGAAGATGGCCATCCTGTCACGACCCTGGCAATAAAAGGGCTTATGGATTGCAGGCTGATGGATTCAATAAAAAGCTTCTAA
- a CDS encoding FAD-dependent oxidoreductase, translating into MLLVLGGGPAGRLAAIRAAEAGVEVTLVEKRSLGGQCLHDGCMQVCGLNDIARILDAAGLAERAGITRGRLEIDFPGLIREISAIQQTIASILDDETRSAGVEVIYGAAGEIREGKPYIDGRAADAEKVIVATGSRPNIPDIEGITRPGVFTPHTLKEIPGLPERIGIIGGGVMAAEFAYIFSKMGAETHLFSRSRFLHQIPPRLAKEAAKDLASVIIHEDANVSACLGEERVTGVRLDGTTLDLDCILIAAGLLPDSGMVTGVRKGEHNEILVNSRFETSVPGIYACGDVIGEPCLTPVARLQGVAAADAALGRDSAADLTCLPRSMSLGYEYTWMDADDDEGVSLTLPGPAGPGTFWSVPERRTGIASLTINEESGRVLGFAEASPAAGVMGMYLGYLAKKGESVCDLREIFEVHPTADGMYTAIRYSDYLLKKKREKP; encoded by the coding sequence ATGCTGCTTGTGCTTGGTGGAGGGCCAGCCGGACGGCTGGCAGCAATCAGGGCTGCTGAAGCTGGTGTGGAGGTTACGCTGGTTGAGAAGCGGAGCCTTGGCGGCCAGTGTCTCCATGACGGGTGCATGCAGGTCTGCGGGTTGAATGATATCGCCAGGATCCTGGATGCGGCAGGATTGGCAGAGAGGGCTGGCATTACCCGTGGCAGGCTGGAGATTGATTTTCCCGGACTTATCAGGGAAATATCAGCGATACAGCAGACTATTGCCTCCATTCTCGATGATGAGACACGGAGTGCCGGTGTTGAGGTCATCTATGGCGCAGCCGGTGAGATCAGGGAAGGGAAACCATATATCGATGGCAGGGCAGCAGATGCAGAAAAGGTTATTGTCGCGACAGGATCGCGACCAAATATTCCAGACATTGAAGGGATTACACGTCCGGGCGTCTTCACACCACATACCCTGAAAGAGATCCCAGGGCTGCCGGAGCGGATCGGGATCATCGGCGGAGGTGTGATGGCAGCAGAGTTTGCCTATATCTTCTCCAAAATGGGAGCGGAAACCCATCTCTTCAGCCGGAGCAGGTTTCTTCACCAGATCCCCCCACGCCTTGCAAAAGAGGCAGCAAAAGATCTGGCTTCTGTTATCATCCATGAAGATGCGAACGTTTCTGCATGCCTTGGAGAGGAGAGGGTTACCGGGGTACGGCTGGATGGCACAACCCTTGACCTCGACTGCATCCTGATCGCAGCCGGACTCCTGCCAGACAGCGGCATGGTTACCGGTGTCAGGAAAGGCGAACATAATGAGATCCTGGTGAACAGCAGGTTTGAGACGAGTGTACCCGGCATCTATGCCTGCGGTGACGTGATTGGAGAGCCATGCCTCACCCCGGTTGCCCGTCTCCAGGGTGTAGCTGCAGCAGATGCCGCTCTTGGCAGGGATAGTGCAGCTGATCTCACCTGCCTGCCGCGTTCGATGAGTCTTGGGTATGAATATACCTGGATGGATGCTGATGATGACGAAGGTGTATCCCTCACGCTCCCCGGCCCTGCCGGACCAGGTACATTCTGGTCTGTACCGGAGAGGAGAACCGGTATTGCGTCTTTGACAATCAACGAGGAGAGCGGCAGAGTCCTTGGGTTTGCCGAAGCTTCCCCGGCTGCCGGTGTTATGGGTATGTATCTTGGATACCTGGCAAAGAAGGGGGAGAGCGTTTGTGATCTGAGGGAGATCTTTGAAGTGCATCCAACCGCAGACGGGATGTATACGGCGATCAGGTATAGCGATTATCTCCTGAAAAAGAAGAGAGAAAAACCCTGA
- a CDS encoding deoxyguanosinetriphosphate triphosphohydrolase family protein: MRTTLFTPMIPPGDLLERTRDYLLKREALFAENATRSGDAIRRYDRKKEDIRSPYSRDADRILHSRAYARYIDKTQVFSLVENDHITHRVLHVQLVSKISRTVGRSLCLNEDLLEAIALGHDIGHIPFGHFGEKCLSRICQNERIGSFRHNVQGVRFLDEIENLDLTLQVLDGILCHDGESNATELTPDPIPEKDGFAAFHERLKRAAAGEAVIPATPEGCVVRFADTIAYIARDLRDAAEVGLIAGFSDLPADIRSVLGDDEREIINHLTLDLMTSSRTDGICRIGFSDEVGVALNRLKRFNYEEIYENQKTRSQDQIIERMFDLVFNVLKEDLEKDRRQSKIFLDFLDTPWLSQEYKNTISPAGAVRDFIAGMTDRYFNRLYSSLVLPKNC, from the coding sequence GTGAGGACAACACTCTTCACACCCATGATCCCACCAGGCGATCTCCTTGAACGGACACGTGACTATCTTTTGAAACGGGAAGCCCTCTTTGCAGAAAATGCCACACGTTCAGGCGATGCAATCCGGAGATATGATCGGAAAAAGGAAGATATCCGGTCGCCGTACTCCCGTGACGCAGATCGTATTCTCCATTCGCGGGCATACGCACGCTACATCGACAAGACACAGGTATTCTCTCTTGTCGAAAATGATCATATCACCCATCGCGTCCTCCATGTTCAGCTCGTCTCAAAGATATCCCGCACAGTCGGGAGATCCCTTTGCCTGAACGAGGATCTCCTTGAAGCGATTGCGCTTGGCCATGATATCGGCCATATTCCCTTTGGCCATTTTGGAGAGAAGTGCCTCTCCCGGATCTGTCAAAACGAGAGAATCGGATCATTTCGGCACAATGTCCAGGGTGTCCGTTTCCTGGATGAGATTGAAAATCTTGACCTCACCCTCCAGGTGCTTGACGGAATCCTCTGCCATGACGGAGAATCAAATGCAACAGAGCTGACTCCTGATCCAATACCGGAAAAAGACGGGTTTGCAGCCTTTCATGAGCGCCTGAAGAGAGCTGCCGCCGGAGAAGCGGTGATCCCTGCCACACCGGAAGGGTGTGTCGTCCGGTTTGCCGATACCATCGCCTATATCGCCCGCGATCTCAGGGATGCAGCTGAAGTTGGCCTGATAGCCGGTTTTTCTGATCTTCCCGCAGACATACGGTCTGTCCTCGGTGATGATGAGCGGGAGATTATCAACCACCTCACCCTTGACCTGATGACATCAAGCAGAACAGACGGCATATGCAGGATAGGTTTCTCAGATGAGGTGGGTGTTGCCTTAAACCGCCTGAAAAGGTTTAATTACGAAGAGATTTATGAGAACCAAAAGACGCGCTCCCAGGACCAGATCATAGAGAGGATGTTTGACCTGGTCTTCAATGTCCTGAAAGAGGATTTGGAAAAAGATCGCAGGCAATCTAAGATATTTTTGGATTTCCTCGATACTCCCTGGCTCTCGCAGGAGTACAAGAACACAATTTCTCCTGCGGGTGCTGTACGGGACTTTATTGCAGGCATGACGGATCGGTACTTTAACCGGCTCTACTCGTCACTTGTACTGCCAAAAAATTGTTGA
- a CDS encoding PIN domain-containing protein: protein MALDEFMKVYFDVCCLCRPFDDQESHRIRIETEAIIAIISQCMVNWVFVSSEVVEYEIAQMIDAERKKSVENILQYSSERIPINTDIIARARFIHNLGIDTFDALHIASAESCNAIFLTTDDMLVRGIKKHKDILSTIVNNPVQWLMEVESNGNKNTQ, encoded by the coding sequence GTGGCACTGGATGAGTTCATGAAGGTATATTTTGATGTGTGCTGTTTATGCCGACCTTTTGATGATCAGGAGTCACACCGGATCAGAATAGAGACCGAAGCGATAATTGCAATAATCAGCCAGTGTATGGTTAATTGGGTTTTCGTTAGCAGTGAGGTTGTAGAATATGAGATCGCCCAAATGATAGATGCAGAAAGAAAAAAATCGGTTGAAAATATTCTTCAATATTCTAGCGAGAGAATACCGATTAATACAGATATTATTGCTCGTGCCCGATTTATTCATAATTTGGGTATTGATACATTCGATGCTTTGCATATTGCATCTGCTGAAAGTTGCAATGCCATATTTCTTACAACCGATGACATGCTCGTCAGAGGTATTAAGAAGCACAAAGATATACTCTCTACTATTGTAAACAATCCAGTACAATGGCTCATGGAGGTGGAATCAAATGGAAACAAAAACACTCAATGA
- a CDS encoding HEAT repeat domain-containing protein encodes MEVLQRKVLRDGKSVNILVEQLTHVSIPYRVKAATELGKIHHPLAVSALIRSLSDPEGDVVFVVIRSLGAIGDPDAVEPLISCLDGADRWIRRGVASALGEIHDPRAIPTLSRLLGDERAEVRAAAAEALGKIGDPAVAELIRPLLEDEKDIVQDAAWEALRVLSERTEG; translated from the coding sequence ATGGAGGTGCTCCAGAGGAAGGTGCTCAGGGATGGCAAGAGTGTGAATATTCTGGTTGAACAACTCACCCATGTCAGCATCCCGTACCGGGTGAAGGCGGCAACCGAACTTGGAAAGATTCACCATCCACTTGCGGTATCTGCGCTTATCCGATCCCTCTCTGATCCGGAGGGCGATGTGGTCTTTGTCGTGATCAGGTCACTTGGTGCCATTGGGGATCCGGATGCGGTCGAGCCCCTGATCAGCTGTCTTGATGGTGCAGACCGCTGGATCCGGCGGGGGGTGGCTTCTGCGCTCGGGGAGATCCATGACCCTCGCGCTATTCCCACACTCTCACGCCTGCTTGGAGATGAGCGGGCAGAGGTCCGGGCAGCGGCTGCAGAGGCGCTTGGGAAGATCGGCGATCCTGCTGTTGCTGAACTGATCCGTCCCCTGCTTGAGGATGAAAAAGATATTGTCCAGGATGCCGCATGGGAGGCGCTCCGGGTGCTCTCGGAGCGGACAGAAGGATAA
- a CDS encoding DUF1894 domain-containing protein: MGCVQNLGYEVILEYTSFKECRAYIEKHFSEIYFVDPGFLLFEKRMIGVPPIALAIEGEDTVILPYTKPCFGTYLLRVRDEEGVAYVRENARRKP, from the coding sequence ATGGGATGCGTACAGAACCTTGGATATGAGGTAATACTTGAATATACCTCATTCAAAGAATGCAGGGCATATATCGAGAAGCACTTCAGCGAGATTTACTTCGTTGATCCAGGATTTCTCCTCTTTGAAAAGCGGATGATCGGAGTCCCCCCGATTGCACTTGCTATTGAGGGTGAAGATACTGTTATACTCCCCTATACAAAGCCATGTTTTGGCACCTATCTTCTTCGGGTGCGGGATGAGGAAGGGGTTGCATATGTCAGGGAGAATGCAAGACGGAAACCGTAA
- a CDS encoding DUF1890 domain-containing protein: MSSGIAGRPSAIMLSQGKVSGLQIQDEEPKDALIVLGCPEVPVQQALALYLADRLNDDGWNLTIAGNPAVLHLLKVSDPKKVYIRELVELERCIEEVSAEQRIPDLVFSFVHSDAGVSYTQTIRFLFQGRMVVLVFGRNAEELTTDLEIPCDLVMDPAVHNPNKIRRRLDQLMGWVT, from the coding sequence ATGTCATCAGGTATCGCAGGCAGACCATCAGCTATCATGCTCAGTCAGGGGAAGGTCTCCGGATTGCAGATCCAGGACGAGGAACCAAAAGACGCACTCATCGTTCTTGGCTGTCCGGAAGTCCCGGTACAGCAGGCACTGGCCCTCTATCTTGCTGACCGGCTCAATGACGACGGCTGGAACCTGACCATTGCCGGGAATCCTGCAGTATTGCACCTTCTCAAGGTCTCGGATCCCAAGAAGGTGTACATCCGGGAGCTTGTTGAGCTTGAACGATGTATTGAAGAAGTATCTGCAGAACAAAGAATACCGGATCTGGTTTTTTCCTTCGTCCACAGTGATGCGGGCGTATCCTATACACAGACGATCCGCTTTCTCTTTCAGGGACGCATGGTTGTGCTTGTCTTTGGCAGGAATGCCGAAGAACTCACCACAGATCTGGAAATACCATGTGATCTCGTGATGGACCCGGCAGTCCATAACCCAAACAAAATCAGGAGAAGACTGGACCAGCTGATGGGGTGGGTGACATGA
- a CDS encoding thiamine S protein — MILPDRSSHTLPPDPVQITELLRMYGCNPTTVIVIRNGTVVPEDVMAEGDDLIRIVAVSHGG, encoded by the coding sequence GTGATTCTTCCAGACAGGAGTAGCCATACCCTCCCACCAGACCCGGTTCAAATCACTGAACTGCTCCGAATGTATGGATGCAACCCGACAACCGTGATCGTTATCAGGAATGGAACAGTTGTGCCGGAAGATGTCATGGCAGAAGGAGATGATCTCATCAGGATCGTTGCTGTCTCACATGGAGGATGA
- a CDS encoding TIGR00269 family protein, with amino-acid sequence MVQQPGEQDEGCSICTKPAVARLTSPDRLLCADHFRMDCEERVKSAIMTMITPGDRIAVGLSGGKDSTALLLILTEILDPPGDVSLTAITIDEGIDGYREETRAAATNLTRQLGIDQIEISFSELYGHDLDAMLAGRENEACTVCGVLRRRALLEGARRAGATKIATGHNLDDESQSVLMNVLRGDLPRLVMDTASGYPDCFIPRIKPLSPLSEKEIVIYLMVRGAFPDLPECPYAHTALRGEVREMIAELELHHPGTKMNLIAARDGVRELFGGDCATDALPGSGSVTWCRRCGEVCSGDICSVCRVLSGLDT; translated from the coding sequence ATGGTACAACAGCCTGGTGAGCAGGATGAGGGATGCTCCATATGCACAAAACCAGCTGTTGCCAGGCTCACCTCCCCTGACCGCCTGCTCTGTGCAGACCACTTCAGAATGGATTGTGAAGAGCGGGTGAAGTCAGCGATCATGACCATGATAACTCCCGGAGACCGGATTGCTGTTGGTCTCTCCGGCGGCAAAGACAGCACCGCTCTTCTGTTGATCCTGACTGAGATTCTGGATCCACCAGGAGACGTCTCCCTCACCGCCATCACCATTGATGAGGGTATTGACGGATACCGCGAGGAGACGAGAGCTGCTGCAACGAACCTGACCCGGCAGCTTGGGATCGACCAGATCGAAATATCGTTCTCCGAACTGTATGGACATGATCTTGATGCAATGCTTGCCGGCCGGGAAAACGAAGCCTGCACTGTCTGCGGCGTGCTCCGGAGGCGTGCACTGCTTGAAGGAGCACGCAGGGCGGGGGCAACAAAGATAGCAACCGGCCATAACCTTGATGACGAGAGCCAGTCAGTCCTGATGAATGTCCTGAGAGGGGATCTTCCCCGGCTCGTGATGGATACCGCTTCCGGATACCCGGACTGCTTCATTCCGAGGATAAAACCGCTCTCCCCCCTCTCGGAGAAAGAGATTGTCATCTACCTGATGGTCAGGGGAGCGTTTCCGGATCTGCCTGAATGCCCGTATGCCCATACCGCACTCCGGGGTGAGGTCCGGGAGATGATTGCCGAGCTGGAGCTGCACCATCCCGGAACAAAGATGAACCTTATCGCAGCACGTGACGGAGTACGGGAACTATTTGGGGGAGACTGTGCCACAGATGCGTTACCGGGGAGTGGTAGTGTGACCTGGTGCCGGCGCTGCGGTGAGGTCTGTAGCGGGGATATCTGTTCTGTCTGCCGGGTGCTGAGCGGGCTGGATACGTAA
- a CDS encoding HesA/MoeB/ThiF family protein, whose translation MLSEDEQERYIRQIMMIGEDGQERLKQATIFIAGAGGLGSPIGLYLAAAGVGRLILADYDTVDLSNLNRQVLHGTADLGRRKVDSARRKLEAINPEITIETESVTIDDNNLPELVGDADGIVDAMDNFGTRYLLNRAALQKEIPFFHGGINGFSGQATTIVPGTTACLRCIFPHPPPQETFPVLGTTAGFIGVVQANEVLRYLLGRGELLTNRLLLWDGERAKVDEIAVEQNPSCSDCGRR comes from the coding sequence GTGCTGTCTGAAGACGAACAGGAACGATACATCCGCCAGATCATGATGATTGGCGAAGACGGCCAGGAGAGACTGAAGCAGGCAACCATCTTCATAGCGGGAGCTGGAGGTCTTGGATCACCCATCGGGCTCTACCTTGCGGCTGCCGGTGTGGGCAGACTGATTCTTGCAGATTATGATACCGTTGATCTCTCGAACCTGAACCGCCAGGTACTTCATGGAACTGCCGATCTCGGGAGGAGAAAGGTTGATTCTGCCCGCCGGAAACTTGAGGCAATCAATCCTGAGATAACAATCGAGACCGAGTCTGTCACAATTGATGATAACAACCTGCCGGAGTTAGTCGGTGATGCTGATGGTATTGTTGATGCGATGGATAACTTCGGAACACGATATCTCTTGAACAGAGCGGCGCTCCAAAAGGAGATCCCGTTCTTCCATGGAGGCATAAACGGATTCTCAGGCCAGGCAACAACGATAGTGCCGGGAACGACAGCCTGCCTCAGGTGCATCTTCCCCCATCCCCCGCCACAGGAGACGTTCCCGGTGCTTGGAACAACTGCCGGGTTCATCGGTGTGGTGCAGGCAAACGAGGTTCTCAGGTATCTCCTCGGCAGAGGTGAGCTCCTCACAAACCGGCTGCTCCTCTGGGATGGCGAACGGGCGAAAGTGGATGAGATAGCAGTTGAACAGAACCCATCCTGTTCGGACTGCGGACGCAGGTGA
- a CDS encoding methanogenesis marker 8 protein: MKERRDEHIIEAIGRARIVIRDGEVITVSKPLIRDCPLAKRFAYPIPEMTEEHIATNIAHRIQAFGMCTPDRQVEDDREFVGFGASEMISFGMKAGMLDAAVLACDGAGTVIATRPSMVQGIGGRMSGLVSTTPYQSVIDRIEAGGGIVIYPETATIDQVGGAARAFAEGFTGIAVTVALPQDAEAIRGLYPNVLIIGVHTTGLTWEEAEALVDASDLVTACASGPVRQLAGERALLQAGISVPVFAMTEKGKELIIEKIRQSGEQVLIKQAKLPATGGNMPEPLV, from the coding sequence ATGAAAGAGAGAAGAGATGAACATATTATCGAGGCGATTGGCAGGGCACGTATTGTGATCAGGGATGGTGAAGTCATCACGGTCAGCAAGCCACTGATCCGCGACTGCCCGCTTGCGAAGCGGTTTGCATATCCGATCCCGGAGATGACAGAAGAGCATATTGCCACAAACATTGCCCACCGGATACAGGCATTCGGGATGTGCACCCCGGACCGGCAGGTCGAGGATGACCGGGAATTTGTCGGGTTCGGTGCTTCCGAGATGATCAGTTTCGGGATGAAAGCCGGCATGCTGGATGCGGCAGTTCTTGCCTGTGATGGTGCAGGAACGGTCATTGCGACACGGCCATCAATGGTACAGGGAATTGGTGGGCGGATGTCGGGGCTTGTCTCCACCACACCATACCAGTCGGTGATTGATCGGATAGAGGCTGGCGGAGGTATCGTCATCTATCCTGAGACTGCAACAATTGATCAGGTTGGAGGCGCTGCCCGTGCGTTTGCAGAAGGGTTTACCGGAATCGCAGTCACGGTGGCACTGCCGCAGGACGCAGAAGCCATACGGGGGCTGTATCCGAATGTGCTGATCATTGGTGTCCATACAACCGGGCTCACCTGGGAGGAGGCAGAAGCGCTCGTGGACGCATCTGATCTTGTGACAGCCTGTGCGTCAGGGCCAGTCCGGCAGCTTGCCGGTGAGAGAGCGCTTTTGCAGGCCGGGATATCGGTCCCGGTCTTTGCAATGACAGAGAAAGGAAAAGAACTGATCATCGAAAAGATCCGGCAGTCTGGTGAACAGGTCCTGATCAAACAAGCAAAGCTCCCGGCAACCGGGGGAAATATGCCGGAACCGCTGGTGTAG
- a CDS encoding DUF5591 domain-containing protein has protein sequence MGGTINPNEKPLLTDPPFYLREFEESHRYIINEYAVEPKDIGIFIPCAMRKPYSTSPSHQLIKMIISQVFSEDQYHIVVFGTCGIVPSELEEMYPYAHYKYMLGKCNDQQVLDDFLRIETDRVAGYLEKTRHLYRYRIAYCLGIFREAFIRGAEQAGVKIDLILPTTDVINLIVEQGDCAFQEGSLSMDEYLGELCEELVLFRNKH, from the coding sequence ATGGGCGGCACAATAAACCCAAACGAAAAGCCCCTCCTCACCGACCCCCCCTTCTACCTGCGAGAATTTGAGGAGTCCCACCGGTACATCATCAATGAGTATGCTGTCGAGCCAAAGGATATCGGTATATTCATTCCCTGTGCCATGCGGAAGCCCTACAGCACAAGCCCAAGCCACCAGCTCATCAAAATGATCATCTCACAGGTCTTCTCTGAAGATCAGTATCATATCGTTGTCTTTGGAACCTGCGGGATTGTGCCGTCAGAGCTTGAGGAGATGTACCCCTATGCCCATTACAAGTACATGCTCGGCAAATGCAATGACCAGCAGGTCCTTGATGACTTTCTCAGGATCGAGACCGACCGGGTCGCAGGGTACCTGGAGAAGACCCGCCATCTCTACCGGTACCGGATCGCCTACTGCCTTGGGATCTTCCGGGAGGCATTCATCAGGGGGGCAGAGCAGGCGGGTGTCAAAATTGATCTCATCCTCCCGACAACAGATGTCATCAACCTGATCGTTGAGCAGGGGGATTGTGCCTTCCAGGAAGGTTCACTCTCAATGGACGAATATCTTGGGGAGCTCTGTGAAGAGCTGGTTCTGTTCAGAAACAAACACTAA
- a CDS encoding helix-turn-helix domain-containing protein, producing the protein MVSKNIIGERIKAARKMAGLSQQVLADQVNISKMMISKYENGLAIPGSGMLLALGKVLGVRVEYFLRPVSGTLQLPRYRRRKALPKREEAMILARTQDWLERYLTIERILGEEQYLDLPGQDDCRIRSPDDIEDLALKIRKDWSLGLEPIMNVIDLLEQHGIRVFVVAASEKFDALTLWYNEHPIIVVNKNMTWGRQRFSLAHELGHLLLKIEPEFITAIGMDSWLTPGKNTIQDSGVWSVAEAGVRSEEIPEKVSEFAAKRFAAAFLVPCDSVVNELGSKRTRLEFRELRLLKLKYGLSMAAWVYRAKDCGIINKDATARHCIELNARGWRKKEPGEKPPEFPTRMKLLLLHALSEKMITESRYLELADNDELVENDADPVSSTQVNHGMEETCG; encoded by the coding sequence GTGGTTTCAAAGAATATAATCGGGGAGCGGATCAAAGCCGCCCGGAAGATGGCGGGTTTATCACAGCAGGTTCTGGCCGACCAGGTTAACATATCAAAAATGATGATCTCCAAGTACGAAAACGGTCTGGCGATTCCGGGATCGGGGATGTTGCTTGCGCTTGGAAAGGTACTTGGTGTGAGGGTAGAGTACTTTTTAAGGCCAGTATCAGGTACACTGCAATTACCCAGATACCGGCGGAGGAAAGCCCTCCCGAAGAGAGAAGAAGCAATGATCCTCGCCCGCACCCAGGACTGGCTTGAGCGGTACCTGACAATCGAGCGGATTCTTGGAGAAGAGCAATACCTCGATCTACCGGGTCAGGATGACTGCAGGATCAGGTCACCGGATGATATTGAGGATCTGGCTCTAAAGATCAGAAAAGACTGGTCACTTGGCCTTGAACCCATCATGAATGTGATCGATCTCCTTGAGCAGCATGGGATCAGGGTTTTTGTAGTTGCTGCATCTGAGAAGTTTGATGCCCTGACCCTCTGGTATAACGAACACCCGATCATTGTTGTGAATAAAAATATGACCTGGGGCAGGCAGCGGTTCAGTCTCGCTCATGAACTTGGTCATCTCCTGTTGAAGATAGAGCCTGAGTTTATAACGGCCATCGGGATGGATTCCTGGCTCACTCCTGGAAAAAATACTATTCAGGACAGTGGAGTGTGGAGCGTTGCAGAAGCGGGGGTACGATCCGAGGAAATTCCTGAAAAAGTCTCTGAATTCGCAGCAAAACGCTTTGCTGCTGCGTTTCTTGTGCCATGTGATTCTGTTGTCAATGAACTGGGCTCAAAACGAACACGACTTGAGTTCCGTGAGCTCCGGCTCCTGAAACTGAAGTACGGGTTGAGTATGGCAGCATGGGTATACCGGGCAAAGGATTGCGGTATCATCAATAAAGATGCAACAGCACGCCATTGTATAGAACTGAATGCCCGTGGATGGCGAAAGAAAGAACCAGGAGAGAAGCCGCCAGAGTTTCCCACACGAATGAAGCTCCTCCTCCTTCATGCCCTGAGCGAAAAGATGATCACAGAATCACGCTACCTGGAGCTGGCTGATAACGATGAGTTGGTGGAGAATGACGCAGATCCGGTCTCTTCCACTCAGGTGAACCATGGGATGGAGGAGACGTGTGGGTAG
- a CDS encoding ATP-binding protein — translation MKRQIISINDELCTGCGECIPDCPEGAIQIIEGKARLISDIFCDGLGACIGTCPEGAISIIEREAEPYDEWEVMRGIVRKGDAVIRAHLEHLDSHGQLDLYEQAVAYLQEHDIPVPYQERGPQGDACTHPDCPGSSGGPISRAGDTAGDAGMGSGASELRQWPVQLRLLNPAAPCFDDADLLISADCVPFAYGNFHADFLKDRVLLIFCPKLDSDIEGYIQTMTEILTYHRLRSILVVHMEVPCCSGLRYVVERALEEAGVDMPIEEKTITIEGGLR, via the coding sequence ATGAAACGACAGATTATCAGTATTAATGACGAGCTCTGCACCGGCTGCGGTGAATGCATCCCCGACTGCCCGGAAGGTGCAATCCAGATCATTGAGGGAAAAGCAAGGCTGATCAGTGATATCTTCTGCGACGGACTTGGCGCCTGTATCGGTACCTGTCCGGAGGGTGCCATATCCATCATCGAACGCGAGGCAGAGCCCTATGACGAATGGGAGGTGATGCGTGGTATCGTCCGGAAAGGCGATGCGGTGATCCGTGCCCATCTTGAACATCTTGACTCACATGGCCAGCTGGATCTCTATGAACAGGCGGTTGCCTACCTCCAGGAACATGATATACCTGTACCCTACCAGGAACGTGGGCCGCAGGGTGATGCCTGCACCCACCCTGACTGCCCCGGCAGCAGCGGGGGACCCATCAGCAGGGCAGGGGATACTGCCGGGGATGCCGGGATGGGCAGCGGCGCTTCAGAGCTGCGGCAGTGGCCTGTCCAGCTCCGCCTTCTCAATCCGGCTGCCCCCTGTTTTGATGATGCGGATCTCCTCATCTCTGCGGACTGCGTCCCGTTTGCATACGGAAACTTCCATGCGGACTTTCTGAAAGATCGTGTCCTTCTGATCTTCTGCCCGAAACTTGATTCGGATATTGAAGGGTATATTCAGACCATGACTGAGATCCTCACCTATCACAGGCTCCGTTCGATTCTGGTGGTTCATATGGAGGTTCCCTGCTGCAGCGGCCTGCGGTATGTTGTTGAACGGGCACTTGAGGAGGCAGGAGTGGATATGCCGATTGAAGAGAAGACGATCACAATAGAGGGGGGGTTGCGGTAA